From Ptychodera flava strain L36383 chromosome 2, AS_Pfla_20210202, whole genome shotgun sequence, the proteins below share one genomic window:
- the LOC139124211 gene encoding neuronal pentraxin-2-like, translated as MLIHFTQEKHKRVDGDNDNAVTVISFHDQKAAEFKSQNTEVVVSKRFADLTGLTICIWVKTRDPGGKGALVSYSVHGEDNELALHDTTALQLTIKRETVATQVAVSDAKWNPVCVTWSACGGAWKIYRNGDFSNSGAALKPDAMLLGGGNLVLGQVKERTGGRYVPTLAFLGTLTEFNMWSRAITGLEISEVAGDCTI; from the exons ATGCTCATCCACTTCACACAAGAGAAACATAAACGTGTTGATGGCGATAATGATAACGCAGTGACAGTTATCAGTTTCCATG ATCAGAAAGCCGCTGAGTTCAAGAGCCAGAATACCGAAGTCGTGGTGTCAAAACGATTCGCTGATCTTACTGGGCTAACCATATGCATCTGGGTAAAAACAAGAGATCCCGGCGGGAAGGGGGCGCTTGTCTCGTACTCAGTCCATGGTGAAGATAACGAGCTAGCCCTGCACGATACGACAGCACTGCAATTAACCATCAAACGTGAAACAGTAGCGACACAAGTGGCGGTGAGCGATGCAAAGTGGAACCCTGTTTGTGTCACTTGGTCTGCATGCGGTGGGGCTTGGAAGATCTACCGGAACGGCGATTTCTCAAACAGCGGGGCAGCGTTGAAACCTGATGCCATGCTCCTCGGCGGAGGTAACCTAGTCCTAGGACAGGTAAAGGAACGTACCGGTGGAAGGTACGTCCCGACACTGGCATTTCTTGGGACTCTGACGGAATTCAACATGTGGTCAAGAGCAATAACAGGTCTTGAGATATCGGAAGTTGCTGGAGATTGTACGATTTGA